One part of the Aspergillus fumigatus Af293 chromosome 7, whole genome shotgun sequence genome encodes these proteins:
- a CDS encoding DODA-type extradiol aromatic ring-opening family dioxygenase, which translates to MVACNHGKDIQSTLFMAAKVRQMWRCGDAEERRDVEAHTRTALRPETTAATIYNNAKHGYVGSLDGIRRMIGDKIGLTPVHFFSHGSTMMLGEKSESADYWRKTGEEALAHNIKGVIIMGAHWDCLGDKIEVATNPNPDKSPVAYVHPDKYINYKLNPDLETAHRCIDMLTKAGFNASGNPTFDWIHDVYLILIHMFPKGCPPTTIISMNARYDPHYHMKVGATLRPLRYENYLLIGTGGAVHNLYRNRWAPMLRFRDNFAMETPPEEWALEFRQAVEDVITKTSGPALRRAMTRLMKHPQYRDAHATDDHFMAAMFVAGAMGDFEDTGSPAVLGAESWELTNMCNSQFTLGSWSKDIAV; encoded by the exons ATGGTGGCGTGTAATCATGGTAAAGATATCCAGTCCACATTGTTCATGGCCGCCAAAGTCCGCCAGATGtggagatgcggagatgcGGAGGAGCGTCGGGATGTGGAGGCGCATACCCGAACCGCTCTGCGTCCAGAGACCACCGCAGCCACGAT TTACAACAACGCAAAACATGGGTATGTAGGCTCTCTAGACGGCATTCGCAGAATGATAGGTGACAAGATAGGCCTCACACCCGTTCATTTCTTCTCCCATGGCTCGACCATGATGCTGGGAGAAAAATCCGAGTCGGCAGACTACTGGAGGAAGACTGGTGAGGAAGCACTGGCTCACAACATCAAAGGCGTGATCATCATG GGCGCACACTGGGACTGTCTCGGCGACAAGATCGAGGTCGCAACCAACCCGAACCCGGACAAGTCGCCCGTCGCCTACGTCCACCCGGACAAATACATCAACTACAAGTTGAACCCCGACCTCGAGACGGCCCACCGATGCATTGACATGCTCACCAAGGCAGGCTTCAACGCCAGCGGCAACCCGACCTTCGACTGGATCCACGATGTCTACCTGATCCTCATCCACATGTTCCCCAAGGGGTGTCCCCCGACGACCATCATCTCGATGAACGCCCGCTACGACCCCCACTACCATATGAAGGTCGGCGCGACACTGCGGCCCCTCCGCTACGAGAActatctcctcatcggcaCCGGCGGCGCCGTCCACAATCTCTACCGCAACCGCTGGGCCCCCATGCTGCGCTTCCGGGATAATTTCGCCATGGAGACGCCGCCGGAGGAGTGGGCGCTGGAGTTCCGCCAGGCGGTCGAGGACGTCATCACGAAGACCTCGGGGCCGGCGCTGCGGCGCGCCATGACCCGCTTGATGAAGCATCCCCAGTACCGGGATGCGCATGCCACGGACGACCACTTTATGGCGGCAATGTTTGTGGCCGGAGCGATGGGCGATTTCGAGGATACGGGGTCGCCGGCGGTCCTGGGGGCGGAGAGTTGGGAACTGACCAACATGTGTAATTCGCAGTTTACTCTGGGGTCGTGGTCCAAAGACATTGCTGTCTAG